cctcaaaacacatgcacatgaaagaaaagagcaagagccagagcccaaacaggccaggtgtggcaaagacagctggagtgcctaggttgggactcagaattatatcagtggggtggcattgctgctgacaccagcatgataacagagagccagccctgctcattttggggagcagtgtgttgaaaaaggcagcagaaattgagaggcagaaTTGAGTTTGGCtgtaggaggaggttgggtaaaagaccagtgtgagttggagggactgggcagatagagagaggccagggcacaccccaaagcctggagactgcacttgatgtccagggttgtgaaacaccacctcccctcttactcacaactgagagcaaggggcattgataagttcagtttgtgtgcagctgcatccaaggtggctcggctaggcacctctgtttccttgactcaggaggctggaagtccaggctccactgaggctcaGCTGGGAGGATCAGAGTCTGAGTtcatgcctgtgttcctggtaggatccatgttggctgagcctcagtgtttttgtaatgagaggatgggtgaccgtcatgtctttatcacaggacacacttgctaaatggatttgtttgctctgaggaggaaagagagaggggggagtggtgctggagacagggatgcagacaggggtcatggacttggcataactcagtcttggaggtgatatcccatcacctgtacccacttcaattcccatgaatccagaggctgggcccccttgaggtgaggggtgaactggttctgggcagcaggatgctgtggtacctcggagtctctgtgagaccccaacactagacacacttggcccttttgaaatattaggagaagccttgggaagctgtatggcagaggggagcagcctctgcatctcagtcacctccaacttgccatggtatAGAGTGGGAACTGCAGCCATGAttggacggacattggccacgtccctgtgtgggacacaggcctgattgagttagGGTGTATTCTTTGTCTCtccccttcttgtgattgtcacATGTCTACATTTGTTCTTTAGCCAACTGTGAGTCCCATCcgtggtttcagagagaatagagggtgttatgggccaatagacacaataaaccctagagattagatgctaccctactttccagaaaagactgggcacaccatgagttgcacaatgatgggaccaggatCCAAAAGCTGCTgtgagggaaggactggttgtgaatgcatttttgaaggctccaagctggaactctagtggcaccaagcagggcagatgctggtggggatgtttgggtagttgttggtgaacacatgcgcacctgagatgggtaggcatgcaggagaaatcagcagcccatagggcttttgaaagtggtcttatgtgaaaagaggctcaggtatgggcacaggaaatgacatcattgccttgacaatggatcaaacagaacatggaaccctggtatccaggcacccacttcactgaccaagccatccgagctcatttggatGGAGacactggagtgagaaggatgttcccctgtccttgcaaacaatgctgagcctcaggctcccaggaatctcaggggggccaactaggcCTTTTGTGGATACACTGGATGAGGATTCaacttagacgccagagcctctggcgcttgtcgcagaggagctcaagagtaacagtgagtagcacagggcaggtgagcccagcaggccctctagtctgatccctgatgaatggcccaggactcctattctgactctgtgtgtgtgtgtgtgtgtgtgtgtgtgtgtgtgtgtgtgtgtttgtgtttgtactGATAGGAACTgacccattgtgctttgactctagtgtattggcacaagtcatttttctgtttgtcaccatttccattttgaacccaccattcttggtcccaacccagggtgaaaatgatcagaacacggaggagcccttcaggatacagagccttgaaccttacaggcaggaccagcttaggaatgagctcctgcctgtcatttgtgggaggaacctacatttcagcagcaacatggggttaatctcctgggattccatccccacccagcaggtgctggatctcttgttcccaaggtaagcaccagaccaccaagcccaagtgtgtagccccctcatgcctgggtcttggggctgccatgtacctctcagggacccaaaggtttgtgatacctaatagATAGAgaaccacactcatagtggaatgtcagccccgaatgggacaagtcctggaggtgcctgccacagccttgcaaggggagtaaACTTtccctctcaggcagagaaaccatcctgactccagctgatccacagaggtccgtggagcagtccccacacactgggcaccacagctcaatggtgtgcaatGAGCTCATTTCCAGGTGGACTCAGTGAGGCCAGGTGGCCTTTCTGGTTGatgttggctttgtgaagaaggtagatctgtgccagaggcgtctcaaaactcgggccttgggaaaagcacttttggattaataaagacatgttagtatacatagtgggacagagcgtcctagctgggacatagctggacaggggctttggacatggcagctcccacccccagagatatgtgggaatcagcagtttgggctcattcactgatgaacatggagaaagcacccactgtgtgaagacacgtttccagtcacgtttcataattcagtgaaaaatggggtgcaaatgactgccattgtgttccttttcatgggggtcagcctaaaaccgcaggtgccatgagtacatatcctacatgtgactgcatctctgactccatgaggcataactgcacgttgtcctcttcagtgactgtggtggacccctggaccaacttcaacatagaatgggcttggggtcaagagggtgggctcctgtttccagaatagggacctgcaaggtgatttgacttgggaaggctgaggaaagattgctctccccaattctgtgttctgcctgcagtgtaaggtgtggggcttcaacagtaggagggATAAGGCGAggagttgtaggtagtcatggtccACTGGGGAAGCCCCTGGGACAATGGATCCCTCCACACcacacctccctgtcctcccccaggGACACAGAGATGTAACctgcactcatgggaaaagagaggtccaccgctactcagggggactcagtgagagctcacagagaatgaggtagtATTGCAGCCCACGCCAGGGGCggaggtgtctcttgagccctgagaagagtgggcaggaggacagacactcctggaaggtgcattccaggttggagtgcacgtagccaagaggaagaagagtgtcaggcctgcccagaggaggggagagctggtcatacCATGGATCTAACGCTCCTTTAttgaaggttctttgcctgtagcgacctgtcctgtccctgcttgtacagccactgtgtcttgtctgaggtggactggtgtgttcagaaccAGGGACGGTTCagaagtgtagggtcagaggttttctctggaggccatggcgaaggcaaggccagggttttgctgactccacacctgcctccccacagtgcctcaccttccttcctggggacctggattAACTTCTACACCGAGgattcccatcagcctccaggctctatgagtctgcagcagctgctgccatatATGTGGCTCTTGCTGGTTGGTTTGTACCTGGAACATCAAGCATACCACCTCCTGGCCGCAActgaagatggcatatcaagccaggcagcgactgagagccaggcggaccggggtgagtacctaagggtatatgaggagagGTCCGAgtgttgtcccactgcagggagtctgtatgcctggtgttgggctggaaattaggataagcctttgtccattcaggaagtgaccccaatctgcaaagaggtcctgtgtgggctaagggcctgagttcttcctggcagcaggggtattgtctgtgtgaaggtcagggcaaggcagtcatgttggcattttttctcctctagctacaagctcagttcctgttacggctcctaagccaaccccagagccagagccttctccctgggaaggggcagagccagagtccaggacatcaggggtctccactggGCACTCCCAACGGCCCCAGTACAACAGGCGGGTGAGAGGCAGGTgtctcattcacgtctacctggaaaatgaaatgacaacacAGTATaagagcatcctggtgagtcttcgagcaggggaatctcctgggagcccacagtggggaagaccgagtccacagaaaacaccttggactaggcctgtcttcttgaactggagtttctggaaggtcaggaaggagagcagaaagtgaggaagagagaggcgggagagcagcagcatgccaggtctgggtgcgagtgggcctgcgtgttttggggtgtgcaggtcagaagtgcagaattgagtgctgggttcagaggaggtcagagaaatatcgagggtacaggccatcctctactgattttggtattgaggaggagtatattgaaccgtggagattgaagcagaggagttggcagtcagtcattttcttgtgtgtgggaggggatatgttgctggttgaagagaagggagccattgtagaatgattagggtgggtaggtgtgggtcacagacaactggggCCCTTGGAGGGCCCATTaatgtcctagtttgcatgtatgtgaatagagcgtgtctctctgcagaattttcctgggtgtggagtatccatcatgagactctggtgtccacctcttggggagccatgttgaaccactgcacctgctgggtccaaacctcctgacaccccagcaagcactgacactcttgAGCCCAGCaacttccatgcctatcattaaagagtcctagtgtgtgttgttccctggctgtcaggaccaaagcacctagggtttgtgcctggtccacacaaaaatgcagctgcatcccagaccagagcagggatatggaagtccactggaccattcctcccatcttgatgggactagagtgtgtctgtacaaagccttttggtccttattcccttgtccctgtagggcatagcaggttgaagcaaactcttgtaccaagattggactagaggctcataggaagaccccacatgatcacatgaaggcctcaggtagcagggtaacaagatggtgcccttgtgttgagagctctcttgtctctgattgtccttgagcactgtcctctgggtagctactcccaaattccctctctgatgagctttctccaaccctgctcaggtgacctgccaggacagcactccagtcatcatccgcagggccttagatgcacacttgctccagcaggaggatccagaaaactacgaacttctgcaaattgtctcgaaccatcagagtaagtggaaccatcagagggtagggagcagtgagtcacagtgggctcaagATATCTGGGAGCCAAgacacagtgtgcattgacccaatgcccaggaagagtatggtgggacttgtgcacaaaacaaagtgtaatgatggggcataaatctgcaggttcttcatgttccccaggggctgtggacctgcctatcatgtgttctttccttggcctgaggaggcattgcaaagctattatccacaaggggccaagaagagaggcttctttgtcttgtgtcaaagaagacagacaaccagagggtgcctactttggcagcctttcctgacctagacgagtacatgagaaaagcagttcaatgaagaatcatttctggcttccaatctttctattcattgcaaactgagtccacttaggaccagaggccatttctagagagaagtatgtggtagaatagaacccttcacagcttgaaaacccttcttggagagagagagagagagagagagagagagagagagagagagagagagagagagagagagagagagagggagggagggaggaagaaggaggaggaggacgaggaggaggaggacgaggaggaagattaggaggaggaggatgaggaggaagagaaggaggaggagaaaaatgaacataagttgaaggaggagaccatgaataagaaggtcaagattactattagaagaagcatgaggagaagatgaagaagaacaagaacaaggagaaacacaagccaaacaagaagtataacaataaattgattaaaaatgtgaatgagaattatactcatgaggaggaaatgcagaagtagggaactcaagagaaatatattgctctggatggcacagccctgctgtggacatcctccacccacgctcaacacacctccaaaccacacccctcaaattagtgtagccctgtatgagtgaaTGAATCCACtagcaaggtggaggcacccaccatcaagtgcttttccccaaacccacctgtgatcattgctgcagtggggagaaaaccttcaacacatgagtctttggggaccaatccagatacaaagtctagctgtttctctttggtgggtccaacgtgaactaagagggtctggggtacaaggggctatttccttgaaaggtgttcctgtagtggacctcctgtgcatagagggtcctcagggaggaatcagtggggagtctttggtggaacagtagctggattcgggggctctcaggtgtATGTCTGAGACCTGAgttggcagaggctctcagttgtgggggatgttggggagtatattccttgagtgtcacctaccacgcctctgcccctgcctctccagagctgaggatccctgctgatgggaaAGTATATTATGCCCTGGATGGAGaagtggattataactttcttcttcgggaaacagctgccagcaagtcgttgaaggtcaagccaaaggaggtaaacagccaccttcttcagtctttactcctggtgccactccacatcctccaaggggacaagaacctcaggttctggatggatgttgtagaatgcccacagaaccaactgccaggctgggtggggtgcagttgctgggctttgctgatgttttcatcccccacagttcttggagccttctgtggcagtggcatccaggaccccagcagctgtgagcagcagctctgcagtggctgcaggatcattgccccaggccacccaaagcaatgagtgctgcatgagaaaagtcaccagtagtagctcctcactgcttcactccagcgagcaggtggaagacagccactttgttcacgtcctcctagagggacagagcctgagggagacaaagtgcatcctggtaagcccgacagcagggctgcctcctgggtgtccacacagtggaaggcaggagacacagccaaccctggggctatggtgggaaataaagaagagagaggtctgtcttaagggcttgacctgaggagggagagcatcagcatgcccagctccagtggtgagtgggcctgtgtattgtgggttttgcaggccagaagtgcagacggaagtgctgtggacagatgaaggcagagatatgtccagggtgtaggctgcagtgcctagaacttggtattctcaatgagtgaggttggagcagaggtgGTGGCAGTTatttgtcacatgtgtaggaggggatgtgttcctggtggcagggaagagaacctccttagcatgactaggtgtaggaatttggggtcgggatcacctggggggtcatgccaaagcttcggaatgttagcctttgcatgtatgtaaatacagagctaaaggggttcttggcagaatttctatggatgtgcagtagacacgctaatgctgcaggtgtccagctgcagaggagacatgttcagtgactgccagtgctgagtcaagtacatcattacaaccagaccctcaccgagcttccagagcccagggcctctcaaagctgtcatgaagcactcaagtgcacactcttgtatctgagtctgttttgtgtagtggcagtcaggaccaaaattttcagtgcatctgcctcttccacccacaaaggcagcctgcatcccagagcacacttggtgcgcagatccctggcccattgctctcATCTCAGTgtgatgagagtgtgtctgtgcacaggcagtttggtcctttgacctgagtggaatgtggctccccagggggaggggagatggcaggtacaggcagatatttgtaccaggattgttctagtagcacattgcaagaacccagggggtatatggaggACACACTtgggtagcaggataacaagattgtgcccttttATATGTAGCTAatatttctcctgaatgtttgaccacagtcttctgggtagctcctcaaaaagccattctctgatgacatttgtcccaccctgatccaggtgacctgtcaggagacggtgacaagcctcatccgcagggccttggaccaaaatttgttgcagcatgaggatgtggacaactttgagctgctgagtatGATGTCTGAggatgagagtaagtaggacaatcagacagtggggagacatgatccacagtgggctcaggataactcacagccaagagaaagtgggccttggccccaaaataccaaagtgtggtgggcctggcagagactctcagggggtgtgggtgttttgtggtataatccttgagtgccacctaacagtTCTCTCCACTTCGCTCTGCAGAAATCCAGGTCTCTGACCACTCACTCGTGTGtctgtccatgaatccgggaataaaatatttcatcgtgaggaaacgcccccAGGTCAAggcaaaggaggtaaacacctaccttattcaagctgtacttgtgctgccattccactcccacctggggaaataagaagcctgagcacctggatatatgtgctagaagcccatagagccaactgacaggctggggtggctttctgtttctgggtttgctgatgttccatcccccacagttctcagaatcaacctgcaagtcctccaggccgctttcccacaagcaggtgggagacacctgcttaattcgtgtccacttagaaacacaaagtccaaagatggccaagactgttttggtaagcctgggagcaggggtgtcccctggtgcttacacctgggtggggagcagacactggtccaataccatggactactcatgccctcttgaatttggagcttctggatgatcaggaagACAGAggggaatcaagaagggagaggtcagtgtgaagggctggagctgagatgaagGAGAGAAGCAGCTTGTCCactgccatgtctgagggagtctgtgtgtcaggtggcagcatgcagtccagaagggcaggggcaggtatgggtgacagatgagaatagGATAGGACCTAGGTTGCAGATTCCCTTGTATGGGATGCTGACgtctatggaggaggacagcagtgtgaggttctccatgttccttgaacaaggagctgagagagtctctctgcagagtcgatatggatgtggagcaagcacactaaatgtccaggtaacccaatgaccacccttgccggatgaggtgccctcctacatCCCAGCCAGCACTGcacctctggaggccaggagctctcgtggctatgtttcagcactcctgtgtgtggtcatgttcctaggtctgtttttggccctggaaatccagaccaaagcctctaggttttgtgacTAGGCCATTACCAATGctgcctgcatcctcgggcagacctgggatcttggaggctattgtcccattcctcccaacttgtgggatgagattgcatctgtatgcaggtagttgAGTCCTTTCACTtcgagaggagtgcagctccacaaagagcaatggcaagcccaggaagtcctatgtacaaggattgggctagtagcctatgggaagagcccacacAATGAGTAgaaggtcagcctcaggtagtagtGTCATGGATGTttcccttgtatttagagtggaggtgcctccaaaatgcccctgcccactgtccttgagtagtcacttcaaggcccatttcctgaaggcctgtctcccatgctgctccaggtgacctgccaggatagGGCAGGATGTAGGTCCGCAGCGCCCTCGACCTACACTTTCTTACTCAGGAGAAACCGGAggattatgagctgggccaaatcatctctcaccgtcagagtaagtgagacaatcagatggcagagagcaagggtcaggatgtggactcacgtcaattcttagcaccaaagagtagtctctgagccccaagaacactccaacaggtGTGTTGGGTTTGTGCACA
This genomic interval from Ictidomys tridecemlineatus isolate mIctTri1 chromosome 9, mIctTri1.hap1, whole genome shotgun sequence contains the following:
- the LOC144366818 gene encoding uncharacterized protein LOC144366818; translation: MRIQLRRQSLWRLSQRSSRVTGENDQNTEEPFRIQSLEPYRQDQLRNELLPVICGRNLHFSSNMGLISWDSIPTQQVLDLLFPSASPSFLGTWINFYTEDSHQPPGSMSLQQLLPYMWLLLVGLYLEHQAYHLLAATEDGISSQAATESQADRATSSVPVTAPKPTPEPEPSPWEGAEPESRTSGVSTGHSQRPQYNRRVRGRCLIHVYLENEMTTQYKSILVTCQDSTPVIIRRALDAHLLQQEDPENYELLQIVSNHQKLRIPADGKVYYALDGEVDYNFLLRETAASKSLKVKPKEFLEPSVAVASRTPAAVSSSSAVAAGSLPQATQSNECCMRKVTSSSSSLLHSSEQVEDSHFVHVLLEGQSLRETKCILVTCQETVTSLIRRALDQNLLQHEDVDNFELLSMMSEDEKIQVSDHSLVCLSMNPGIKYFIVRKRPQVKAKEFSESTCKSSRPLSHKQVGDTCLIRVHLETQSPKMAKTVLVSLGAGVSPGAYTWVGSRHWSNTMDYSCPLEFGASG